The Streptomyces sp. NBC_00344 genome includes a window with the following:
- a CDS encoding NAD(P)H-quinone dehydrogenase — protein sequence MTRIVIIGGGPGGYEAALVGAQLGAEVTVVDCDGLGGASVLTDCVPSKTLIATAEVMTTFDSSYEELGIIVADDTPPLEQAARVVGVDLGKVNRRVKRLALAQSHDITASVTRAGARVMRGRGRLDGRQAMDGSRKVIVTAADGTEETLTADAVLLATGGHPREIPDALPDGERILNWTQVYDLDELPAELIVVGSGVTGAEFAGAYQALGSRVTLVSSRDRVLPGEDPDAAAVLEDVFRRRGMNVMSRSRAASAKRVGDRVEVTLADGRVISGTHCLMAVGAIPNSAGMGLEEAGVRLKDSGHIWTDKVSRTSAPGVYAAGDVTGIFALASVAAMQGRIAMYHFLGDAVQPLNLKTVSSNVFTDPEIATVGYSQSDVDSGKIVARAVKLPLLRNPRAKMQGIRDGFVKIFCRPGTGIVVGGVVVAPRASELIHPISIAVDNNLTVEQIANTFTVYPSLSGSIAEVARQLHTRKAAGEA from the coding sequence GTGACCCGGATCGTGATCATCGGCGGCGGACCCGGCGGCTATGAGGCTGCCCTGGTGGGCGCCCAGCTCGGCGCGGAGGTGACCGTCGTCGACTGCGACGGTCTCGGCGGGGCATCCGTGCTCACCGACTGCGTACCGTCCAAGACCCTGATCGCCACGGCCGAGGTGATGACGACCTTCGACTCTTCGTACGAGGAGTTGGGCATCATCGTCGCCGACGACACCCCGCCGCTCGAGCAGGCGGCCAGGGTGGTCGGTGTGGACCTCGGCAAGGTGAACCGACGGGTGAAGCGTCTCGCGCTCGCCCAGTCCCACGACATCACCGCGTCGGTGACCCGGGCCGGCGCCCGGGTCATGCGCGGCCGCGGCAGGCTCGACGGCCGGCAGGCCATGGACGGCTCCCGCAAGGTGATCGTCACGGCCGCCGACGGCACCGAGGAGACCCTGACCGCCGACGCCGTGCTGCTGGCGACCGGCGGTCACCCGAGGGAGATCCCGGACGCGCTGCCCGACGGCGAGCGGATCCTGAACTGGACGCAGGTGTACGACCTGGACGAGCTCCCCGCAGAGCTCATCGTGGTCGGTTCCGGTGTCACCGGTGCGGAGTTCGCCGGCGCCTATCAGGCGCTGGGATCGCGCGTCACCCTGGTGTCCAGCCGTGACCGGGTGCTTCCGGGCGAGGACCCGGACGCGGCAGCCGTCCTGGAGGACGTCTTCCGCCGCCGCGGCATGAACGTCATGTCCCGTTCCCGTGCCGCGAGTGCCAAGAGGGTGGGCGACCGTGTCGAGGTGACGCTGGCCGACGGCCGGGTCATCTCGGGCACGCACTGCCTGATGGCGGTCGGCGCCATCCCCAACAGCGCGGGCATGGGCCTGGAGGAGGCCGGGGTCCGGCTGAAGGACTCGGGTCATATCTGGACCGACAAGGTCTCCCGGACGAGCGCACCCGGTGTCTATGCCGCGGGGGACGTCACCGGGATCTTCGCCCTTGCCTCGGTCGCCGCGATGCAGGGTCGCATCGCGATGTACCACTTCCTCGGCGACGCGGTGCAGCCGCTGAACCTCAAGACCGTCTCGTCGAACGTGTTCACCGACCCGGAGATCGCGACCGTCGGCTACAGCCAGTCGGACGTCGACTCCGGCAAGATCGTCGCCCGCGCGGTGAAGCTCCCGCTGCTGCGCAACCCGCGCGCCAAGATGCAGGGCATCCGGGACGGGTTCGTCAAGATCTTCTGCCGCCCCGGCACCGGCATCGTGGTCGGCGGTGTGGTCGTCGCCCCCCGGGCGAGCGAGCTGATCCATCCCATCTCGATCGCTGTCGACAACAACCTGACGGTCGAACAGATCGCCAACACGTTCACCGTGTACCCGTCGCTTTCGGGTTCGATCGCGGAGGTGGCGCGGCAGTTGCACACCCGTAAGGCGGCGGGCGAGGCCTGA
- a CDS encoding purine-nucleoside phosphorylase produces the protein MNDSVDPDIQGDPHAAADAAATRLRELTGAETHDVALVMGSGWAPAVDALGTPEADFAVTELPGFPPPAVEGHGGRVRSYVIGGKRALVFLGRTHFYEGRGVAAVSHGVRTAVAAGCKTVVLTNGCGGLRPGMRPGQPVLISDHINLTATSPIIGANFVDLTDLYSPRLRALCKEVDETLEEGVYVQFPGPHYETPAEIGMVRVLGGDLVGMSTVLEAIAAREAGAEVLGISLVTNLAAGLTGEPLNHEEVLQAGRDSAARMGALLKRVLERI, from the coding sequence GTGAACGATTCAGTTGATCCGGACATCCAGGGCGACCCGCACGCCGCCGCCGACGCCGCCGCCACGCGTCTGCGAGAACTCACCGGCGCCGAGACCCATGACGTCGCCCTCGTGATGGGCTCCGGCTGGGCGCCGGCCGTCGACGCACTCGGGACACCCGAGGCCGACTTCGCCGTCACCGAACTGCCAGGATTCCCGCCGCCCGCGGTCGAGGGCCACGGCGGCAGGGTCCGCTCGTACGTGATCGGGGGGAAGCGTGCGCTGGTCTTCCTCGGCCGGACCCACTTCTACGAGGGCCGCGGTGTCGCGGCGGTCTCGCACGGCGTCCGCACCGCCGTCGCCGCCGGCTGCAAGACGGTCGTCCTGACGAACGGCTGCGGCGGTCTCCGCCCCGGGATGCGCCCCGGCCAGCCGGTCCTGATCAGCGACCACATCAACCTGACGGCCACCTCGCCGATCATCGGCGCCAACTTCGTCGATCTCACCGACCTCTACTCGCCGCGGCTGCGCGCCCTGTGCAAGGAGGTCGACGAGACGCTGGAGGAGGGTGTGTACGTGCAGTTCCCCGGCCCGCACTACGAGACCCCCGCCGAGATCGGCATGGTCCGGGTGCTGGGCGGCGATCTGGTCGGCATGTCCACCGTCCTCGAGGCGATCGCCGCCCGGGAGGCGGGCGCGGAGGTTCTCGGCATCTCCCTGGTGACGAACCTGGCGGCAGGACTCACCGGCGAGCCGCTGAACCACGAGGAAGTTCTCCAGGCCGGCCGGGACTCGGCCGCCCGGATGGGTGCGCTGCTGAAGCGGGTGCTCGAGCGCATCTGA
- a CDS encoding PH domain-containing protein codes for MSPEHPTPKPSEPVYADRVFRSAGGIAGGVLLLLLTLWLGADALINGHGNAPWLALAGLLCVVPLVFAFTLRPAVYANDDRLRIRNPFRTITLPWSCVVDIRAGYSSEVFTDDGKYQLWAVPVSLRRRKRANARQMKAAAGQGGGLRRDRSPFSAASDTGSALAPSDQTVTDLRELAAHGADRPAAQGAPVIRWAYEIIAPAVAGVVLLVVLLAAG; via the coding sequence ATGAGTCCTGAGCATCCCACCCCGAAGCCTTCCGAACCGGTCTACGCGGACCGCGTGTTCCGGTCAGCGGGCGGCATCGCCGGCGGTGTTCTGCTGCTCCTGCTCACCCTGTGGCTCGGCGCCGACGCCCTGATCAACGGCCACGGCAACGCCCCCTGGCTGGCCCTGGCCGGTCTGCTCTGCGTCGTGCCGCTGGTGTTCGCCTTCACACTGCGCCCCGCGGTGTACGCCAACGACGACCGGCTGCGGATCCGTAACCCCTTCCGGACGATCACGCTGCCGTGGTCCTGCGTCGTGGACATCCGGGCCGGCTACTCCAGTGAGGTCTTCACGGACGACGGGAAGTACCAGCTGTGGGCGGTACCGGTCTCGCTGCGCCGCCGCAAGCGGGCCAACGCGCGCCAGATGAAGGCCGCGGCCGGGCAGGGCGGCGGCCTCCGCCGCGACCGCAGCCCCTTCTCCGCCGCATCCGACACCGGATCGGCGCTCGCCCCTTCCGACCAGACCGTGACCGATCTGCGGGAACTCGCCGCGCACGGAGCGGACCGCCCGGCCGCGCAGGGCGCGCCCGTCATCCGCTGGGCGTACGAGATCATCGCGCCCGCCGTCGCCGGCGTGGTGCTCCTGGTCGTACTGCTGGCGGCCGGCTGA
- a CDS encoding gamma-glutamylcyclotransferase gives MSLYAAYAGNLDARLMSRRAPHSPLRGTGWLNGWRLTFGGEQMGWEGALATVVEAPRSQVFVALYDIAPMDEDSMDRWEGVGLDIYRRMRVRVDTLEGEEPTWIYVLNGYEGGLPSARYLGELADAAESAGAPHDYVMELRKRPC, from the coding sequence ATGTCGCTCTACGCCGCGTACGCCGGCAACCTCGACGCGCGGCTGATGTCCCGCCGCGCCCCGCACTCTCCGCTGCGCGGCACCGGCTGGCTCAACGGCTGGCGGCTGACCTTCGGCGGGGAGCAGATGGGCTGGGAAGGTGCCCTCGCCACCGTCGTGGAGGCCCCGCGCTCCCAGGTCTTCGTGGCGCTCTACGACATCGCCCCGATGGACGAGGACTCGATGGACCGCTGGGAAGGTGTCGGTCTCGACATCTACCGCCGGATGCGGGTCAGGGTGGACACCCTGGAGGGCGAGGAGCCCACCTGGATCTACGTGCTCAACGGGTACGAGGGCGGGCTGCCCTCCGCGCGCTACCTGGGCGAGCTGGCCGACGCCGCCGAATCCGCCGGGGCGCCGCACGACTATGTGATGGAACTGCGCAAGCGGCCCTGCTAG
- a CDS encoding DeoR/GlpR family DNA-binding transcription regulator — MFAAERRQLILEMVRANGAVSLRELARVVQTSEVTVRRDVRALEAEGLLDRRHGGAVLPGGFTRESGFPQKSHLATAEKTAIADLAAGLVEEGEAIVVGAGTTTQELARRLARVPGLTVVTNSLLVAQALAHANRVEVVMTGGTLRGSNYALVGSGAEQSLQGLRVSRAFLSGSGLTAERGLSTSNMLSASVDRALVQAAAEVVVLADHTKLGTDTMFQTVPTDVITRLVTDEPPAQDDRAATELQALADQGVQIAVAGSSAGPGGSVAPGDSTQGRQSRREMPLPGQRRTHLPGGAPQLRSTASAPMVEQPAGERARVAEMRRR; from the coding sequence GTGTTCGCTGCTGAACGTCGCCAATTGATCCTTGAAATGGTGCGCGCCAATGGGGCCGTGTCGCTCCGTGAGCTCGCCCGTGTCGTCCAGACCTCCGAAGTGACCGTACGGCGGGACGTGCGGGCACTGGAGGCAGAAGGACTCCTCGACCGCCGGCACGGCGGTGCGGTACTGCCGGGCGGTTTTACGCGAGAGTCCGGCTTTCCGCAGAAATCCCATCTCGCGACCGCGGAGAAGACGGCCATCGCCGACCTCGCCGCGGGCCTCGTCGAAGAGGGCGAGGCCATCGTGGTCGGCGCCGGGACGACCACGCAGGAGCTGGCCCGCCGGCTCGCGAGGGTCCCAGGACTGACCGTCGTCACCAACTCCCTTCTGGTGGCCCAGGCGCTGGCCCATGCCAACCGGGTCGAGGTGGTGATGACCGGAGGCACCCTGCGCGGTTCCAACTACGCGCTGGTGGGCAGTGGTGCGGAGCAGTCCCTCCAGGGGCTCCGGGTGTCCCGTGCCTTTCTCTCCGGAAGCGGTCTCACCGCGGAGCGCGGCCTCTCCACGTCCAACATGCTCTCGGCGAGCGTCGACCGGGCACTGGTGCAGGCCGCGGCGGAAGTGGTGGTCCTGGCCGATCACACCAAGCTCGGCACCGACACCATGTTCCAGACCGTGCCGACCGACGTGATCACGCGCCTGGTCACCGACGAGCCACCCGCGCAGGACGACCGCGCCGCAACGGAGTTGCAGGCACTGGCCGACCAGGGCGTGCAGATCGCGGTGGCCGGCTCGTCCGCCGGTCCGGGCGGCTCGGTCGCTCCGGGCGACAGCACGCAGGGTCGCCAGTCCCGCCGTGAGATGCCGCTCCCCGGCCAGCGGCGCACTCACCTGCCCGGCGGCGCACCGCAGTTGCGCAGCACCGCATCGGCTCCGATGGTCGAGCAGCCGGCGGGCGAGCGGGCGCGAGTGGCCGAAATGCGCCGCAGATAG
- a CDS encoding phospho-sugar mutase has translation MQQNLIQRAMAWQAEDPDPETRDELAGLIAAEDMDELTARFSGTLQFGTAGLRGELGAGPMRMNRSVVIRAAAGLAAYLKAEGQAGGLVVVGYDARYKSADFARDTAAVMTGAGLRAAVLPCPLPTPVLAFAIRHLGAVAGVEVTASHNPPRDNGYKVYLGDGSQIVPPADGEIAAAIDAVRSLADVPRPDSGWEVLKDDVLEAYLARTDAVLTAGSPRTARVVYTALHGVGKDTLVAAFARAGFPAPVLVAEQAEPDPAFPTVAFPNPEEPGAMDLAFATARRAAPDIIIANDPDADRCAVAVPHDGDWRMLSGDEVGALLAAHLVRRGVTGTFAESIVSSSLLGRIAGAAGLGYEETLTGFKWISRVEGLRYGYEEALGYCVDPQGVRDKDGITAALLIAELASALKADGRTLPDLLDELAVQHGLHATDQLSARVDDLSLIADAMRRLRAQPPTVLGGLPVTSAEDLGRGTAQLPPTDGLRYRLEGARVIVRPSGTEPKIKCYLEVVLPVDTISAVPAARTEAKALLEAIKADLSRAAGL, from the coding sequence GTGCAGCAGAACCTCATCCAGCGGGCCATGGCCTGGCAGGCCGAGGACCCCGACCCGGAGACCCGCGACGAACTCGCCGGGCTCATCGCAGCCGAGGACATGGACGAGCTGACCGCACGGTTCAGCGGCACCCTCCAGTTCGGCACCGCCGGCCTCCGCGGCGAGCTCGGTGCGGGTCCGATGCGGATGAACAGGAGCGTCGTCATCCGGGCGGCGGCGGGGCTCGCGGCCTACCTGAAGGCCGAGGGGCAGGCCGGCGGCCTGGTCGTCGTCGGCTACGACGCCCGCTACAAGTCCGCCGACTTCGCCCGTGACACCGCGGCCGTGATGACCGGCGCGGGCCTGCGCGCCGCGGTGCTCCCCTGCCCGCTGCCCACCCCGGTGCTCGCCTTCGCCATCCGTCATCTGGGCGCCGTCGCCGGCGTCGAGGTCACCGCGAGTCACAACCCGCCGCGCGACAACGGCTACAAGGTCTATCTGGGCGACGGCTCCCAGATCGTGCCCCCGGCGGACGGCGAGATCGCGGCCGCCATCGACGCGGTGCGGAGCCTGGCCGACGTACCGCGCCCGGACAGCGGGTGGGAGGTCCTGAAGGACGACGTCCTGGAGGCCTATCTGGCCCGTACGGATGCCGTACTGACCGCGGGCTCCCCCCGCACCGCCCGGGTCGTCTACACGGCCTTGCACGGTGTCGGCAAGGACACCCTGGTCGCCGCCTTCGCCCGGGCCGGTTTCCCCGCACCTGTGCTGGTCGCCGAACAGGCGGAGCCGGACCCCGCCTTCCCGACCGTCGCGTTCCCGAACCCGGAGGAGCCGGGCGCGATGGACCTCGCCTTCGCGACGGCCCGCCGCGCCGCGCCGGACATCATCATCGCCAACGACCCGGACGCCGACCGGTGTGCGGTGGCCGTCCCGCACGACGGCGACTGGCGGATGCTCAGCGGTGACGAGGTGGGCGCCCTGCTGGCCGCCCACCTGGTCCGCCGGGGTGTCACCGGCACCTTCGCCGAGTCGATCGTGTCCTCGTCGCTGCTGGGCCGGATCGCCGGCGCCGCCGGGCTCGGGTACGAGGAGACACTGACCGGCTTCAAGTGGATCTCGCGCGTCGAAGGACTGCGGTACGGCTACGAGGAAGCCCTCGGCTACTGCGTCGACCCTCAGGGCGTGCGCGACAAGGACGGCATCACCGCCGCGCTGCTGATCGCCGAGCTGGCTTCCGCACTCAAGGCCGATGGCCGTACGCTCCCCGACCTGCTCGACGAACTCGCCGTCCAGCACGGCCTGCACGCCACCGACCAGCTCTCCGCCCGGGTCGACGATCTGTCGCTCATCGCGGACGCGATGCGACGGCTGCGCGCCCAGCCGCCCACCGTGCTCGGTGGTCTGCCGGTCACGTCCGCCGAGGACCTCGGCCGGGGCACGGCGCAGCTGCCACCCACCGACGGGCTGCGCTACCGGCTGGAGGGGGCCAGGGTGATAGTCCGTCCGAGCGGCACCGAACCCAAGATCAAGTGCTATCTGGAGGTCGTGCTCCCGGTGGACACGATCAGCGCGGTCCCCGCGGCCCGCACCGAAGCGAAGGCGCTGCTCGAGGCCATCAAGGCGGATCTCTCCCGGGCCGCCGGGCTGTGA
- a CDS encoding acetyl/propionyl/methylcrotonyl-CoA carboxylase subunit alpha: protein MRKVLIANRGEIAVRVARACRDAGIASVAVYADPDRDALHVRAADEAFALGGDTPAASYLDMAKVLQAAKDAEADAIHPGYGFLSENAEFAQAVLDAGLTWIGPPPQAIRDLGDKVAARHIAQRAGAPLVAGTPDPVGGSAEVVTFAEENGLPIAIKAAFGGGGRGLKVARTLEEIPELYDSAVREAVAAFGRGECFVERYLDKPRHVETQCLADSHGNVVVVSTRDCSLQRRHQKLVEEAPAPYLSEAQNAELYAASKAILKEAGYVGAGTVEFLVGVDGTISFLEVNTRLQVEHPVTEEVSGIDLVREMFRIADGEELGYGDPELRGHSFEFRINGEDPGRGFLPAPGTVTTFAPPTGPGVRLDAGVESGSVIGPAWDSLLAKLVITGATREQALQRAARALNEFQVEGMATAIPFHRAVVADPAFAPQDGTPFRVHTRWIETEFVNEIPAFATVPADADEDEAGRETIVVEVGGKRLEVSLPSSLGMSLARTGLAAGAKPKRRAAKKAGSAASGDSLSSPMQGTIVKIAVEEGQEVKEGDLVVVLEAMKMEQPLNAHRSGTVKGLTAEVGASVTSGALICEIKD from the coding sequence GTGCGCAAGGTGCTCATCGCCAACCGTGGCGAAATCGCTGTCCGCGTCGCACGGGCCTGCCGTGATGCCGGAATCGCGAGCGTAGCGGTCTACGCCGATCCGGACCGGGACGCTCTGCACGTACGCGCGGCCGACGAGGCATTCGCTCTGGGCGGTGACACCCCGGCCGCCAGTTACCTGGACATGGCCAAGGTGCTCCAGGCCGCGAAGGACGCGGAGGCCGATGCCATCCACCCGGGTTACGGCTTCCTCTCGGAGAACGCCGAATTCGCCCAGGCCGTCCTGGACGCCGGGCTGACCTGGATCGGCCCGCCGCCGCAGGCAATCCGCGACCTGGGTGACAAGGTCGCCGCCCGCCATATCGCGCAGCGCGCCGGCGCGCCCCTGGTGGCCGGCACACCGGACCCGGTGGGCGGTTCGGCCGAGGTCGTGACCTTCGCCGAGGAGAACGGTCTGCCGATCGCCATCAAGGCGGCCTTCGGCGGCGGCGGTCGCGGCCTGAAGGTCGCCCGTACGCTCGAGGAGATCCCGGAGCTCTACGACTCCGCGGTCCGTGAGGCCGTCGCCGCCTTCGGGCGGGGTGAGTGCTTCGTGGAGCGTTACCTCGACAAGCCGCGGCACGTCGAGACCCAGTGCCTGGCGGACAGCCACGGCAACGTGGTGGTCGTCTCGACCCGTGACTGCTCGCTGCAGCGCCGCCATCAGAAGCTGGTGGAGGAGGCTCCCGCGCCCTATCTCAGCGAGGCGCAGAACGCCGAGCTGTACGCCGCGTCCAAGGCCATCCTCAAGGAGGCCGGATACGTCGGTGCGGGCACCGTGGAGTTCCTGGTCGGCGTGGACGGGACGATCTCCTTCCTGGAGGTCAACACCCGTCTGCAGGTGGAGCACCCGGTCACCGAAGAGGTCTCCGGCATCGACCTGGTCCGGGAGATGTTCCGGATCGCCGACGGCGAGGAACTGGGTTACGGCGACCCGGAGCTGCGCGGTCACTCTTTCGAGTTCCGTATCAACGGCGAGGACCCGGGCCGCGGCTTCCTCCCCGCTCCCGGTACGGTCACCACCTTCGCGCCGCCGACCGGTCCCGGTGTCCGCCTGGACGCGGGTGTGGAGTCCGGATCGGTCATCGGCCCGGCCTGGGACTCGCTGCTCGCCAAGTTGGTCATCACCGGCGCCACCCGCGAGCAGGCGCTCCAGCGTGCCGCGCGGGCACTGAACGAGTTCCAGGTGGAGGGCATGGCCACCGCCATTCCCTTCCACCGCGCGGTTGTCGCCGACCCGGCGTTCGCCCCGCAGGACGGGACGCCCTTCCGGGTGCACACCCGTTGGATCGAGACCGAGTTCGTCAACGAGATCCCGGCCTTCGCGACCGTTCCGGCGGACGCCGACGAGGACGAGGCGGGCCGCGAGACCATCGTGGTCGAGGTCGGCGGCAAGCGGCTCGAGGTCTCGCTGCCGTCGTCGCTCGGCATGTCGCTGGCCCGTACCGGTCTGGCCGCCGGTGCGAAGCCCAAGCGCCGGGCCGCGAAGAAGGCCGGCTCCGCCGCTTCGGGCGACTCCCTCTCGTCACCGATGCAGGGCACGATCGTCAAGATCGCGGTCGAGGAGGGCCAAGAGGTCAAGGAGGGCGACCTGGTCGTGGTCCTCGAGGCGATGAAGATGGAGCAGCCGCTCAACGCGCACCGCTCCGGCACCGTCAAGGGCCTCACCGCCGAAGTCGGCGCCTCCGTCACATCCGGCGCACTGATCTGCGAGATCAAGGACTGA